CCCTTTAGACAAAATGAATGAATCATGCTATAATTTTAAAACAGTGAACATTACAAGTTAGACGTAGGAACCATCTGGACAGGTGGTTTCTACGTCTTTTTTGCGTCTACTGATGATAAAAAAGATAGGAGCAAGAAAATGAATCAAGATTTACGCTTACCACAAAACAATAAAGAAGGACTTTTATACGGTGTCATTATTTGTAGCATTACAGCATTTCTAATGACTACGGTAAACACTTACCTACAAATTCGAATAGTAAATACCGATTTACTTATATCAATTCTAAAGTTATTCCCATTATTCTTTATTGTTGCGATGCTATTAGAAAATTTTCTTATTAGTCACTTCTCCAGAAAAATGGTAACTAAATATATGGATGCAAGCGACAGTTTTAATGCTTATATTCTTTTTTCCGTTTTATTTACCGTTTTGGGAATGTCTTTTTGCATGACATTTATTGGTGATTTTATTGGTCACGGGTTTGTTATGGAAGAAGGCCTATTATCCAGATTTTTTAGTGCCTGGCCAAGGAATTTTTATAGTGCTTTTTATTGAGCTAATCATCGCACAACCACTTGCAAGAAATGTCATGTCTATCCTTCATTAAGGATAAAAAGTGCACCCGCTATGGATGCACTTTCGTTATTTAATAGAGAAAATAACCATTTTTTTATCATCATCAATCCGCACATTAACATCCATTCCAAGTTTATCCTTGAATAACGCTGTAATATCTAAATAATCATCATAGCTTCCGATATCACTTTTTTCGTAGCCTTGTAAAATGGTTGGTTTAATGCGAACGATATAATCATCTGTTGAGGTTTCTTCCGGGTTGTAAGTATAAATTTTCTTCCCATTCTTATCGAAAAAATCGTATGTTGCATAGGATTCATCCTTCGTCATATAGACATCTTTCTGCGTCACATAGGCGTTATCGGCAACACTGTAATCCATTAGACCGGAATAATACTTGTTAGTAGATGGTTCATTTATTTCATACTGTTTATAAGCTAGCCTAAATAAATAATCGATATTATAATAACTGTTCACGCGGAAATAAAAATGTTTATCCTCTGATTTCTTGTCTATTCCAATATCTGTTGTACTAATTGGAAACACTTCATATAGTTTACCATCTATTTCGTAGGCGACATCATATTTATCAAATACTTCTTGGCGTTGAAAAAAACCAAACATAATTGCCAAAATGACAAGTATCCCTACCAAAACTGCGACAATTAGCGCTGGCAACCATTTCTTTTTTGTTTTTAGTTGTTGCATTATTTTCATCCTTTGTTATGAATTACGTTACTTATCCTATATTGTACCAGTTTATATACTATTATACATTATTTTTCTGCAATAGATTTCGATTTCACTAAAAAAGACTACTTCGCGCTGAGCAAAATAGTCTTTTAATATATTTAAAATTAGTGTCGCGCACCTCACATCGACATGCAATCACCTGCGTTACCCTGATAGTTAGCTCGGGCCAGGCAACCTCGCGGCACATGAGAAGCACTGATTAATGCTGCTTCCTTCCGGACCTGACATGGTTCACAGGTTCTCATTGCGCAAGACCCAACCTTCAACACCACTTGTCAAGGGCAGACCAAACAATTACGATGCCTCAAGTGAGGAATTCAACCCCGCTAGAGCGGATTGCGGGTTACAGGGCGCCGCTACCTCCCCGTCTAGCACGACAAATTTGCTACCAATAATTAGTTCGCAAAACAAAAAACATTTAGCCTAAACTCTGAAAAGAGCTCAATTACTAGTGTACCTTTTTCATATGAAAAGTGCAAGTAGAAACTCGGGAAATTTTTTAACGTAAGTAAAAACTCATGATCGCGGCAACTATTGTTCCAACTACACAAATACCTACTAATGTTAAGGCAATCCATACTATTTTCTTATTCACGTTCATCTCCCCCTTACTTCACATTTTCGCTTTTCTTTTAGTGATTATATCATGAAATGGAAAATTTAGCTGTTATTTTCAAACTTCTTTTGCCAACTATTTAATTGACTATAGCTAGACATTAGCTGGGTTGATACTTGTTTGAAAATCGAACGTAATTCTGCATACTTTTCTACGTTTTCGCTAGGATGATAAATAGCTTTGATTGGCAGTTTTCTTTGGAGATTTAGGTCTTTTAATATTCCAAGTGAGCGCATTCCAATAATAGCAGCTCCTAAACTTGATCCTTCAATTGTGTGAGGGACGCGAATTTCTCGGTTCAAAATATCAGCTAGCAATCTACACCAATCTTCATGAGCTGAAATCCCGCCCGTTACATAGATAATATCATCAGGTGCTGAAACTGCCTCATACACTTCAGCAAGATTAAAAGCAATTCCTTCCAAAATCGCTCTGACGAAATGGGCTTTGGTGTGATTAATCGTGAGCCCCACGAACCCGCCTCGGATATCATTCGTCCAAAAAGGCGCACGTTCTCCTAGTAAGTACGGTTGGAATAAAAGACCCGCTGCTCCTGGATTCACTTGATCAATACAGGCAATAAAGCTAGCAAAGTCTCGGTTCGCAATTTCACTTTCTGAGCCAAATTGTTCAAGACCCCATTCGACCACTTTTCCACCATTATTTACTGCTCCACCGGCAATAAAATAACCATCTCCCGCACCATAACAAAAAGTGCGACCGCGTGAATCGACTTGAAATTCGGTTGTTAATTTTCTGACAGCACCACTTGTGCCAACAGTAATGGTCACATCACTCTGTCCAGTTGCTTGAATTCCAATATTTGCGAGTGCACCGTCACTACCTCCAATAATAAATGGAACACTTGCTGGAATCCCCATCATTTCCGCATACTCTGCTTTAACTCCACTTAATTGATGCGTTTCCGGAACCACTTTTGGAAAAAAATCTGGTGTTAATTTCACAATTTCCATTGCTTCAAATTCCCAGTCATGTTCCGAAATATTGTAAAGTCCTGTTCCAGATGCCAGCGATTCATCCATCACCCATACCCCAAAAAACCGATACAAAATATAAGATTTAATATCTATAAATTTTTCCGCGCGATTAAATAGCTCGGGTTCTGTTTCTTTCAGCCAGCAGATTTTTGCAAATGGACTCATTGGGTGTATCGGTGTCCCTGTCGCTTCGTAAAGTTGAAAAAGGTAATTATCTCGTTTGACATTTTCAAGCGCCTCACTGCTTCGTCCGTCCGCCCAGGTAATACATTCAGTTAGAAGTTCCCCATTACTTTTGGCTGCGATCAAACTATGCATGGCAGAACTAAAGGCTATTCCGCACAAATCTGCTTTATTTATCTTACTCATCACGTGACGGATGGAGGTAAGTACCGCTTCAAAAATTTCTGTAGGACTTTCTTCTGCCTTACCAGTTTCATCCGTCACTAAATCATAGTGAGACGCTTCTCGGTGGATAACCTCTCCCTGCTCATTAAAAAGAACTGCTTTTGTGCTAGAGGTTCCAATGTCCACGCCCATTATGTAAGAGCTATTCGTCAAAATATTTCACCTCATAACTGCTTTTCTTACCATTATACGTCAAATCGAAAAATTTGGTGGCTGGAGTGCTTCATTTTGGTGAAAAATACAAAACTACATAGAATAGCCAGATATAACCCAAAATAAACAAGCAGAAATCATTGTATAGCATCATTAAAAAATGTTTTATACAAGATTTCTGCTTGCATTTTATTATTGAAA
The nucleotide sequence above comes from Listeria ivanovii subsp. londoniensis. Encoded proteins:
- a CDS encoding gluconokinase translates to MTNSSYIMGVDIGTSSTKAVLFNEQGEVIHREASHYDLVTDETGKAEESPTEIFEAVLTSIRHVMSKINKADLCGIAFSSAMHSLIAAKSNGELLTECITWADGRSSEALENVKRDNYLFQLYEATGTPIHPMSPFAKICWLKETEPELFNRAEKFIDIKSYILYRFFGVWVMDESLASGTGLYNISEHDWEFEAMEIVKLTPDFFPKVVPETHQLSGVKAEYAEMMGIPASVPFIIGGSDGALANIGIQATGQSDVTITVGTSGAVRKLTTEFQVDSRGRTFCYGAGDGYFIAGGAVNNGGKVVEWGLEQFGSESEIANRDFASFIACIDQVNPGAAGLLFQPYLLGERAPFWTNDIRGGFVGLTINHTKAHFVRAILEGIAFNLAEVYEAVSAPDDIIYVTGGISAHEDWCRLLADILNREIRVPHTIEGSSLGAAIIGMRSLGILKDLNLQRKLPIKAIYHPSENVEKYAELRSIFKQVSTQLMSSYSQLNSWQKKFENNS
- a CDS encoding DUF2798 domain-containing protein, whose protein sequence is MNQDLRLPQNNKEGLLYGVIICSITAFLMTTVNTYLQIRIVNTDLLISILKLFPLFFIVAMLLENFLISHFSRKMVTKYMDASDSFNAYILFSVLFTVLGMSFCMTFIGDFIGHGFVMEEGLLSRFFSAWPRNFYSAFY